The genomic window TTAGGTACAGGTTTCTGTTCAGTATTAATGTTCAAGAAGATTTTGGCTGCATTCTGGGTTGTTAAGTGCTCTAATAATAACACTGAGATAAACATTTCTCCAATTTGAGGATCTTCGTCATAAGCCTGTTTAATCCCTTCTAATCGATGCTGTCCATCGATTACTTGAGCTCCTTTGGAGACGGATGGAATTATCAATTTGTTATTTTTTTCGTTGATATTATAATCATTATTTGACCAATTTAAAATAAACAAATTGTAAAACGTATTACCACTGAGCACAAAATCTTTAATTGATGATATACGTCTCTTACTTAATACTCTTTGAACAGCTCCTTCTTCATTGTCTTTTCCTCTTACTGCAACGTAGTATATCGGAAGGATCTCTTTAACTTTGATGAAAAAGATTTTAACAGGAATATCTGCAATTGTTTTGCTGATGTAATTTTCAATGATTATATCACTCATAATTATACTCCTTTTTATTATGACTAATTAAATACAGCCTTATTTATTCTCGCTTCACAAACCTTATGTGCACATTTAACTTCAAAAACTGCGCGCCGCTTCTTTCGTATAAAGATACTCTATCCCTCACCAACACACGCCACGATCACATCACAAAACGCCCTGTCATCCACCACCGACTTTACCGCCGCATCGAGCATCGTATCACGATCCACACAGCTCCAGTCCAGCGTAAAGCCATAATGCAGAGCCATATACCGTATCAGCTCACGAATACTTCTGCCGTTGCCTTCACGGAACGGGTGAATGATATTTAGCTCGGACATGATATAGGAAAGGTACTCGATCTGGCGATTTCGGTCCGTTTCTTGCAGCATTTTCTCGCTATGCAGCTTGGCAAACACCTTGTCAAGCTCCTGATTGATTAGATGCGGCGGATAGAACATGGTATCGCCCTTGCTGATCTGCTAACGGCGGATAAGTCCTGCAAACGGATAGATATCCTCAAACAGAAAGCGGTGGATATTCATAAGCTGCGTCTTAGAAAAATGCCCTTTGATCGGCGTTTCCATAAGCATATACTGTTTGAGGGCGGTGATCTCCTCCTCCGCCCTTTTAAGCTCGTCACTATCTCTTATATTCAGCTTGTTTTTCAGCACATCTGAACCCGGATAACAGTAGAGCGACTGCACCGTGGTATAAACATCATATTTTGAAAACATCATTCCGCCCTCTGGTACTTTGCTTTCAGCTCTGCCATGATCTGCTGAAAATTCGCCTGACCACTGGCATATCTATCAAGGTTGCGCCTGCTTGCTTCACTCAGCGTGAGCCCCTCAATCGCCATTGTTCCGGCAACGCTCTGTACTCGCTGTTTATGGATTTTATCGGTAACAGGCTTTTTCTGTGCTTGTGGTTTCATGATTACGCCTCCTTGCGAGCTTAAAACAAGTCTTTAGATAATTATACCATACTCTATAGCAAAAAAGCAATAGCGTTTTCAGATTTCAAGGTATTCTATGCATAGTATTGTTTATAAGTATTCCTATTCCTCATCAGCTTTTTTCAAAGAATTATAGATCTCCTCTGTAAAGATACCGAGCACTTCACGCTTGATCTCCTCGTCATTGAGCAGCAGAGAGAAAAAGTCTTGATTCTGCTCCAGTCCTTCGATCAGTGCATCGTCAATATCATCAAAATAAGAGAACTCAAAGTCTTTGACCGTGTTATTCTTTGCACTTGCTTTCAGCTTGTCAGACTTCATCAGAATATCCCTGATCTGAAGCATCGCCTTTACCGCAACATCGCTGTCATAGGATTTGCCTGTCCTTGCATTGATCGCTGCGATGATCTCCGAGAGCCTTTCTTCCTTTGCAGGAGTAAGACCGAATGTTTCGGCAGAGGGCAGCTTCACAACAGGCTTTGCGACAATATCGGACTTGGTATGTTCGTCCTGCTTCTTCTGCACGAACTGTGTCGCTCTGATCTTGCCGTCGAGGTTGAAGCCTGGACCTGGGTGTTTGATATTGATGTGAGATTGCAGAAGAATGATGTAGTTATATTTTTTGTGCAGCTCTGTATCCTCAAAGCTGGATACTTGGATCATAAACTCATAGAAACGGACGAAATGACGGAGGTCAACCACGATCTCACGCTGTTTCTCGATACTGTAATGCTCGATCAGTTTTTGCGACTTATCAAGACAGAAGTTGATTTTCTTCTTATCAGGTGCAAGTATCTTTTCCTTGTATAGGAACTCATTTACCTTGTCCACATCATCTGGATCAATAATTGCATAAGCATCTATCTGAGCTTCAAGATCATATATAGCGGCAGGAGTGACTGAATTAGATAAAAGTGTTGTAGTATAGAATGGTGCAAAGGCATTAACTATATCCTCATAGCTATTGACAAAATCGAGGATAAATGTCTTTTTCTCAAATGGTGGACAAATTCTGTTCAGACGGGAAAGTGTCTGTACCGCATTGACACCCTTGAGTTTTTTCATGATATACATTGCACAGAGCTTCGGCTGGTCAAAGCCAGTCTGATACTTGTTAGCGACCAAAAGCACCTGATAATCGTCCTTGTCGAACTCTTTGGTGAGCTGATCTTCGGGAATACCGTTGATACCCGGCTCTGTGTATTCTGTATCATCATTAGGGAGCTTTACCTTGCCGGAGAACGCAACAAGCGCCCGAATGCCCTTGTATCCTTTTTTAGAGCAATAATCCTCAAATGATTGACAGTATTTCACGGCTGCCTGTCTTGAAGCGGTGATGACCATTGCCTTTGCCTGTCCGCCAAACTCCTGCATAACAGTTGTGCGGAAATGCTCTACAATGACCTCGATACGCTGGGCAATATTCGTTTCGTGCAGCTCAACGAACCGAGCAATCTGCCGTTTTGCACTTGCAGTCTGCATCTTCGGATCTTCCTCTATCTCCTTGTTGATCTGATAGAAGGTCTTGTAAGTGGTATAATTCTGCAATACATCGAGGATAAAGCCCTCCTCGATAGCCTGCTTCATCGAATACACATGGAACGCTTCACGCTGTCCGTTGGTATTGATCGTGCCGAAAAGCTGTAAGGTAGTCGGTTTCGGAGTAGCTGTGAAAGCGAACATCGACACATTCTGCTGTTTGCCGTTTCTTGCAAGCTCTGCGGCGATCTCGTCCTCCATATCCTGATACAGCTCATCGCCCATACCGAGGGACTGTGTGACCGCTGCCATATCCTTGCCTGCCGTAGAAGAATGTGCTTCGTCGATAATGACCGCAAAGCGCTTATTCTTTAAGCCCTGAACGCTGTCCACAATATACGGGAACTTCTGGATCGTTGTTGCAATGATCTTCGTATTGCCGTTAAGGGCGATAGCGAGATCGGCAGAGTTGCATTTTTCGTTCATCACACGTATAAGTCCCGACTTATGCTCCATTCCCATGATCGCTTTTTGAAGCTGTCTGTCAACAACCACTCTGTCGGTCATGATGATAACATTATCGAAAATAATCTTGTTGTCGGCATCGTGGAGCGTAGCAAGGCGATACGCAAGCCAAGCAATAGTGTTGGTCTTGCCGGAGCCTGCACTGTGCTGTATCAGATAGTTGAGCGAGGTGCGGTTTTCCTCTACATCGGCAAGGAGCTTGCGGACGGCATCTAACTGGTGATAGCGAGGAAAAACTACACTTTCAGTGATTTCTACCTTGCCTGTCTTTTCGTTTTCTTTTTCTTCGGTCTTTACAAAAATGAATTTGGAGATCAGGTCAAGTATCGTGTCTTTGGTGAGAATATCGTCCCACATATAATGCACAGGATAATCGTCCTCACAGGGAGCGTTTCCTGCACCTGCGTTGACGCCCTCGCCGTTGCCTTGATTGAACGGCAGGAAGAATGTCTTTTCGCCGTCGAGCTTCGTTGTCATATAGACTTCGTGCAAGTCCATAGCGAAATTGACAAGTGTGCCTGCCTTAAATAAAAACAGTCTGGACTTCGGATCACGCTCCATACGGTATTGATAGATAGCATCGTCCGTGGACTGTCCTGCATAGTTGCATTTCAGCTCCATAGAGATAATTGCAAAGCCGTTGAGGAATATCACAACGTCGATACGCTCTTTATCATTCGCCCAAACTTCTTCCATGACGGTAAAGCGGTTCATTTCATATTTCCGCATCAGATCTTTATTGAAAGTGGTCGCAGGCTTTGTGAACATCAGCTCCAGATTATGCCCCGACAGCTCGACACCGTGACGGAGGACTTCAAGCAGGCTGCCCCTTTTCTTCGTACACTCCGCATTGATGAACGAAACAATGGTATCTTCGAGCCTGTCCTTATGTATCTTGCGGAGCTTCTCCATTGTCTCAGGCTGGGTATCGTTCAGAAAGCAGAACAGCATCTCACGGTCGATCGCAAAACGGCGGTCAAAGTTGGCAGCATTTCTGATCATAAAGCCGTTTTGGTCACGGAGTATGCCGAGCAGTTCGGCTTGATAGTCTTTTTCGGTCAGTATATTATTCATGATCGCACCTCTTTCTTCCCCGTCACATACTCAAATATCAGCGATTTCTTGTATTCCTCTATTGTTTCGATCTGCTGTTGTTTGTCGGCAATAATAGTGTCAATTTCGGATATTTTGGTATCGAGGTAATTTGCGATTTCACGCTGTTCTTCGAGTGGAGGTACAGGTATCATAAAGTTATTGAAAGCAGAAGTCTGTAATCTCCACCGCCCTAAATTGGACACGCCTTGACCAAGAGAATAAAAGATACGGCTCATGTAGCAGCATTGCATGACATATTTGAAATAAGTAAGGTCATTATTCTCTTTATCTCGCAGACGGAACACACGATAGTCAGGGCTTGTTACGCCGAACATCGTAGAGCAGTCCACCCAGCCAGTCAGCAAGTCCATGTGGTTCATAACATAATCAGTAGGATAGACAAATTGATAACCTGCGTAGCTTTCTGCTTGCTGTCCGTTGTTACTTTCAATATCCTTGACCTTCAACCCTTTTTGAGTAACTGAAAGGACATCAAAGCCCTCTTGTCCTGCAATTCGCTTTACGATCTCAAACACATATTTTATGTCGATCAACTCCCAGGTTTCGGGAATCGCAGTCCATACATCAGAAACGGTGCTTTTCAAAGAGGCTTTCTTAATTCCCCTTGAAATAATACGGAACACCAAAGATTTCTTGTATTCTTCAAGGGCTTCGATTTGGGATTGAATATCGGAGATTAAAGTACTGATTTCTCCGCACTTTGTATCGAGAAATGATGAAATAATGTTTTGTTGATTGTATGGAGGAACTGGTAAATACTGCTTATCCCACACCCCCACTGACCAAGTAGCGATACTTACCGAGTCGA from Ruminococcus sp. NK3A76 includes these protein-coding regions:
- a CDS encoding Fic family protein; this encodes MSKGDTMFYPPHLINQELDKVFAKLHSEKMLQETDRNRQIEYLSYIMSELNIIHPFREGNGRSIRELIRYMALHYGFTLDWSCVDRDTMLDAAVKSVVDDRAFCDVIVACVGEG
- a CDS encoding antitoxin VbhA family protein, producing the protein MKPQAQKKPVTDKIHKQRVQSVAGTMAIEGLTLSEASRRNLDRYASGQANFQQIMAELKAKYQRAE
- a CDS encoding DEAD/DEAH box helicase family protein; this translates as MNNILTEKDYQAELLGILRDQNGFMIRNAANFDRRFAIDREMLFCFLNDTQPETMEKLRKIHKDRLEDTIVSFINAECTKKRGSLLEVLRHGVELSGHNLELMFTKPATTFNKDLMRKYEMNRFTVMEEVWANDKERIDVVIFLNGFAIISMELKCNYAGQSTDDAIYQYRMERDPKSRLFLFKAGTLVNFAMDLHEVYMTTKLDGEKTFFLPFNQGNGEGVNAGAGNAPCEDDYPVHYMWDDILTKDTILDLISKFIFVKTEEKENEKTGKVEITESVVFPRYHQLDAVRKLLADVEENRTSLNYLIQHSAGSGKTNTIAWLAYRLATLHDADNKIIFDNVIIMTDRVVVDRQLQKAIMGMEHKSGLIRVMNEKCNSADLAIALNGNTKIIATTIQKFPYIVDSVQGLKNKRFAVIIDEAHSSTAGKDMAAVTQSLGMGDELYQDMEDEIAAELARNGKQQNVSMFAFTATPKPTTLQLFGTINTNGQREAFHVYSMKQAIEEGFILDVLQNYTTYKTFYQINKEIEEDPKMQTASAKRQIARFVELHETNIAQRIEVIVEHFRTTVMQEFGGQAKAMVITASRQAAVKYCQSFEDYCSKKGYKGIRALVAFSGKVKLPNDDTEYTEPGINGIPEDQLTKEFDKDDYQVLLVANKYQTGFDQPKLCAMYIMKKLKGVNAVQTLSRLNRICPPFEKKTFILDFVNSYEDIVNAFAPFYTTTLLSNSVTPAAIYDLEAQIDAYAIIDPDDVDKVNEFLYKEKILAPDKKKINFCLDKSQKLIEHYSIEKQREIVVDLRHFVRFYEFMIQVSSFEDTELHKKYNYIILLQSHINIKHPGPGFNLDGKIRATQFVQKKQDEHTKSDIVAKPVVKLPSAETFGLTPAKEERLSEIIAAINARTGKSYDSDVAVKAMLQIRDILMKSDKLKASAKNNTVKDFEFSYFDDIDDALIEGLEQNQDFFSLLLNDEEIKREVLGIFTEEIYNSLKKADEE
- a CDS encoding restriction endonuclease subunit S; amino-acid sequence: MRKMKDSGIEWIGQLPNNWITRKFKYFHNNSNVGEAVDKEFWSNDSNDMLFYTAGLKPIHSTYKMFPAWKYTKPNDLLLARNGTPYVYFPFVGAMYTDHIIRVSLNEKYDKKYIGYCLQQSIYSEVVDSVSIATWSVGVWDKQYLPVPPYNQQNIISSFLDTKCGEISTLISDIQSQIEALEEYKKSLVFRIISRGIKKASLKSTVSDVWTAIPETWELIDIKYVFEIVKRIAGQEGFDVLSVTQKGLKVKDIESNNGQQAESYAGYQFVYPTDYVMNHMDLLTGWVDCSTMFGVTSPDYRVFRLRDKENNDLTYFKYVMQCCYMSRIFYSLGQGVSNLGRWRLQTSAFNNFMIPVPPLEEQREIANYLDTKISEIDTIIADKQQQIETIEEYKKSLIFEYVTGKKEVRS